The following is a genomic window from Hyphomicrobiales bacterium.
ATGTGGTCGCTGCGGCGCTTGCCTTCGCCGGCGAATTCACGGGGTTCAGCCTGTCCTCCCAGAGCCTCGCGCGGGCCGCCGTGGAGCGGGGGGCCTCCGTCGCGCTCGCGGAGGGGTTGCGCATCGAGGCCGAGCTCTTCGGGCTCGTCTCCTCGAGCGAGGACGCGGCGGAAGGATGCGCCGCCTTCGTCGAGAAGCGCGCGGCGGTTTTCAAGGATCGCTAAATCTGTATTGTGCTCATGCCGGATCGCCTTGGTCCGGCATGGCTCGCTGCCGCTGTCCCGGCTGTGTCCCAAGAGTCTCCCGACTGTTTCCCGACTGTGTCTCAACTGTGTCCCAAGAGGTTGCGTAATGGCGTCGTCTTATCGTGTGCTTGGCCAGTGGACCGGGTTCTGCCGCGCAGCGACCTTCGCAGCGGGGCTTACTGTGGCCACGCTGCTGGCGTCTGGTGCGCAAGCTGACGACGGATTCAACCTGAACGCGGAAGCCTTTCTCAAGGCGCTGAATTCCCAGCCGGCGATGACAGACGCGAAGCTCGCCTTCGCCGTGGGCAAGACCATGGCGGCGCCCGATGGCTCGTCGCTCGTTTTCTTCACGGGCGGCGACTGCGTGAAAGGGCAGGGGCATACGACGCGCCGCGGCGTCCTGCTGACCTTCTCGCTGACCGTGCCGGATTCCTGCCTGGGTGATAGCGCGAAGGTCGCGCCCTATCTGCATACGATCGTGGCGACGCTGGAGCCGACGCTGGCGGCGCGCGAGATCGCGCCCTCGATCGACGCACTGTTTACCGCGGCGAAAGCCACCCCCGGCAAGCTCGCGCTACGGCAGATTGGCGGGCGCCTCTATGGCGCAGCCTATGACAATGAGGCAGGCCAGACTACCTTCATACCCTACCCGACAATCAACTGATCTGGACGCGGGCCGCGGATGGCGGACGAACCGGCGAGGCACGGTTCGTCCGTTCAGCAGGGATTGCCCGCTTTTTGCGGCGGGGCGGGTTCAGCCGGCGTTGCCGCCGCTCGCGAGATTGGCGGGCTTGCCATCGACGGGGGTGTCGAGGCCCTGCTTCAGCGTGTTCAGGTGGAATTCCCGGATGCGGCTGTTTTCGGGATCGCTCACGAAAGCGCTGTTGCCGATGATTGCGAGACTGGGAACCGGTGTCGCCGCGCCAAAAGCGCAATCGAAGTTCCCGACGGCGTCGAAGGTGGCGATCTCCTTCCACGCCGGGGCGATGTCATAGACCCGGAGCTTGCCGTCCTGGGTCAGGTTGACCACCCGCTTCCCATCGGGACTGATTTCATACTGGCAGGTCGGCTGCCCACCGGGCACGGCGAAGACATCGGCCTTGGAGAGCGTGGCGGCTTTGGGGTCGATGCGCAGGAACGCGTCATAGGGCGATTTCAGGCCGTAGTTGGCGACCATATATTGTCCGCCGGCCGCCGCCTTGATGGTGCTGGAGCGTCGCTCGTCGGGGTAGGAGATCTTGCGCGCGCCCCATGTGCCGTCCGCCGCCTGGCCGATGACCAGAAGCCCGCCGTCACCGCGCTCGTCCCCGGCGATTGCCTGGTTGCACCCGAAGACATGGGTGTTGGCGAGCGAGGCATGGCCGTGGAATTCCTTGCAGGACTTTGCCGGATCGCCCGTGTCATTGAACGAGGCGACGCGGGACCAGCCCTTCGTCCGGTCGAGGATTTCATAACCGTCCGGGCGTGAGGAAACCTTCTGGTTGTCGCCCTTGGCATAGGCCGGCTTCGTCACCGAGATGAGCCATTGCTCCTTGCCCAGCGGGATCGCGATGCCGTGCTGCGGCGCCGGGCCCTGCCACTCCGTGACCTCCGGCTTGGTCTCGCCGAGGGAATCGAGCGGCACGAGATAGGCCTTGGCGTTGCTCTTGGCCTCCCAGGGGCGCAAGCCATCGTAGAACACGGCGAGCCAGTCGTTCTCGGAGACCACATGGGCGGGGCGGTCCCCTTTGAAGGTCAACTCAAGCAGCTTGACCTCGCCCTTGTCCAGATCCTCGTGGTCGCCGTGGGATTCAAACGTGAGGCCGTTATCGAGGATGCGGACGGTTCCCGTATCGTCGCCCGTCTTGATGACCACGTGGCGCCGGTCGTCGGCTGTCGCGAACACCGGATTGGCCTTCGGCACATCGAAGCCGTGGGTCACCTCACCGGTGTCGAGATCGAGCACGCGGACAACCGGCTTTTCATGATCGGCAAAGACGAGCCGTCCCCGTTTGACGGCATGATCATGCGCCAGCGCGCCGCCCGGCATCGCGCAAGTGAAGGCGACAGCAAGGGCGGTGGACGCGAGCAGCGCGGAAAGATCAGGTCGGATCACGATTGTCTCCTGAAATGGGATGCCATTGGTAATGGATAAAGAATGTAACACTATAACATCACATAGAAGTCAATGGCCGGACGGTGCCATCCTCTTGGCAGGGGGCTGACGGCGGGACCCGCCCCCATGCGCCGGCCCCCGGGACCTTGACCCAGGGGCAGTGTCTCGCTATGAATTGTTATGATATAACATTTCATTTAATGGCAAGTATCCACTCCGGATCCAAGCCAGGATCGAACCCCAAGATCGAACCCAAGACCGAACCATGAGAATGATTGCAGAGAACGACCAACGTCTCCCCGTCACCGTGCTGTCCGGCTTCCTCGGGGCCGGCAAGACCACGCTTCTCAACCATGTGCTCAACAATCGCGAAGGGCGGAAAGTCGCGGTCATCGTCAATGACATGTCTGAGGTGAATATCGACGCCGATCTCGTTCGCGACGGCGGCGCCGGTCTCTCGCGCACTGACGAGAGGCTGGTCGAGATGACCAACGGCTGCATCTGCTGCACGCTGCGCGACGATCTTCTGGCGGAGGTGCGCCGGC
Proteins encoded in this region:
- a CDS encoding conserved exported hypothetical protein (Evidence 4 : Unknown function but conserved in other organisms), yielding MASSYRVLGQWTGFCRAATFAAGLTVATLLASGAQADDGFNLNAEAFLKALNSQPAMTDAKLAFAVGKTMAAPDGSSLVFFTGGDCVKGQGHTTRRGVLLTFSLTVPDSCLGDSAKVAPYLHTIVATLEPTLAAREIAPSIDALFTAAKATPGKLALRQIGGRLYGAAYDNEAGQTTFIPYPTIN
- a CDS encoding conserved exported hypothetical protein (Evidence 4 : Unknown function but conserved in other organisms), which produces MIRPDLSALLASTALAVAFTCAMPGGALAHDHAVKRGRLVFADHEKPVVRVLDLDTGEVTHGFDVPKANPVFATADDRRHVVIKTGDDTGTVRILDNGLTFESHGDHEDLDKGEVKLLELTFKGDRPAHVVSENDWLAVFYDGLRPWEAKSNAKAYLVPLDSLGETKPEVTEWQGPAPQHGIAIPLGKEQWLISVTKPAYAKGDNQKVSSRPDGYEILDRTKGWSRVASFNDTGDPAKSCKEFHGHASLANTHVFGCNQAIAGDERGDGGLLVIGQAADGTWGARKISYPDERRSSTIKAAAGGQYMVANYGLKSPYDAFLRIDPKAATLSKADVFAVPGGQPTCQYEISPDGKRVVNLTQDGKLRVYDIAPAWKEIATFDAVGNFDCAFGAATPVPSLAIIGNSAFVSDPENSRIREFHLNTLKQGLDTPVDGKPANLASGGNAG